In Populus alba chromosome 1, ASM523922v2, whole genome shotgun sequence, a single window of DNA contains:
- the LOC118042586 gene encoding ESCRT-related protein CHMP1B — MGNAEKLLNQIMDLKFTSKSLQRQARKCEKEEKSEKLKVKKAIEKGNMDGARIYAENAIRKRTEQMNYLRLASRLDAVVARLDTQSKMTTINKSMASIVKSLESTLATGNLQKMSETMDQFEKQFVNMEVQAEFMESAMAGSTSLSTPEGEVNSLMQQVADDYGLEVSVGLPQPAAHAVATKSQEKVDEDDLSRRLAELKARG, encoded by the exons ATGGGAAACGCGGAGAAGCTTCTGAATCAGATCATGGACTTGAAATTCACATCAAAATCGCTGCAAAGGCAAGCACGGAAGTGCGAGAAGGAAGAGAAATCGGAGAAATTGAAAGTCAAGAAGGCGATCGAGAAAGGAAACATGGATGGTGCTCGAATCTATGCCGAGAACGCCATTCGTAAGAGAACTGAACAGATGAATTACTTGAGGCTCGCCTCCAGGCTCGATGCCGTCGTGGCAAGGCTTGATACTCAGTCTAAGATGACTACCATTAACAAGTCTATGGCTTCTATTGTTAAGTCTCTCGAGTCTACTCTCGCTactg GTAATTTGCAGAAAATGTCAGAGACAATGGATCAGTTTGAGAAGCAGTTTGTGAATATGGAGGTACAGGCAGAGTTCATGGAGAGCGCGATGGCTGGTTCTACCTCGCTGTCCACACCTGAGGGTGAGGTCAACAGCTTGATGCAACAGGTAGCTGATGACTATGGATTGGAGGTCTCTGTCGGGCTGCCACAGCCTGCTGCACATGCAGTGGCAACCAAGTCGCAGGAGAAGGTGGATGAGGATGATTTGTCAAGGCGGCTTGCAGAGCTTAAGGCCAGAGGATAA